The genomic interval TTTGCCGCGCGAGAAAAAATTTGTTGCTTGGCTAGATGAGGTTAAAGAAGATGCTGAAGCTATTTTTTTATTGGGTGATTTATTTGATTTTTGGTTTGAATACAAAACGGTCGTTCCAAAAGGATTTGTTCGAATTCTAGGCAAACTGGCTGAAATTCGCGACAGCGGAATTCCGATTTATTTTTTTGTTGGAAACCATGATTTATGGATGAATGATTATTTTGAAACCGAATTGAATATTCCGGTTTATCATGATAACAAAGAATTTACTTTTAACGGAAAGACTTTTTTAATTGGTCACGGCGACGGAAAAGGTCCTGGCGATAAAGGTTATAAAAGAATGAAAAAGGTGTTTACAAATCCGTTTTCAAAATGGCTTTTTCGTTGGCTTCATCCAGATGTTGGCGTTAGTTTAGCACAATATTTATCGGTCAAAAATAAATTGATTTCTGGCGATGAAGATATTAAGTTTTTAGGCGAAGAAAAAGAATGGCTGATTTTGTACGCCAAGCGAAAATTAGAAACTAAACATTATAATTATTTTGTTTTCGGACATCGCCATTTGCCAATGATTCGTTCAGTTGGCGAAAACTCAGAATATGTTAATCTTGGCGATTGGATTGGCTATTTTACGTACGGTGTTTTTGACGGCGAAAAATTCGAATTGAAAGAATTCCAAAAATAAGTTAGTCAAAAGTCAAAAGTCAAAAGTTGAAAAGGCAAATAATACTCATTTGTCAAAAAAATTAAACAAACTTTTATTTCGCATTCGGATAAATTCCGATTCGGTGCGTTCTCAAAATATAATTCGACAATTGTTTGCTGTTTGAAAGCTGAAAACTAATCGCGTTTGAAGCTTTTTTAGGCATATGACATTCTACACAATTATCGGCTAATAATTTCTCAGGCATTGTTTTAAGCGTGGTTTCATTGTGTTTTAAACCTTGATGACAACTCATGCAGATTTTAGAATACGATGCCATATTTTTAGACGCATTTTCATGCGGGTTATGACACGTAATGCAATCCATTTTATCGCTTTTCATAAAACATTTACTTTGCGCCATTAAGCGGAATTGGTTTCCGTGAACATCAAATTTTGCGCTATCAGTAATATTTCTGTTTTCACGAAAAAACTCCGTTAAATTATCTCCAGGTTTAAATTCAAAACGAGATCTTAATTTCATCCCGTCATTTCCCGAATGACACAATGCGCAAGCATCCAATTTTTGCTGACGATTTAATGTTTTATAACTTGTAATGCTATTAGCAACCTTTACATTTGGGTTTTTTAAATGAAATTCTACATGTTTTTTAGCTGGTCCGTGGCAGCGTTCGCAGTCAATTCCGTAAACGATTGTTTTTTTGTTAATGATATCTTCCACATCCATAGACATAAAGTTCTTTTGTTCAGAACTTTGTTCAACCATTCTGGAACTTACATTAGAACTGTGGCACGCGTAACAATCCTTAACAACCATTCGGTCAAAATAAGGTTTATCAGCAGGAAATCCAGGACTTGTTGCCCAATTATTTATAGAATGATAAAAGGAAAGCGGTAATTCGTAAGTATTATTATTCTTCCAATAAACAGAAGTTTGTGCATGTTTGGTACCAAAGACAATTTCAAATTTATATCTCGCACTTTCTTTTCCGTTTTTATATAAAACCTGATACAAACTGTCGCCATGTTTTTCCATGACCAATTTGGTGTCTTTGTCATAAATAAAAGTATGGTTTTTAGAATCGAAATCTCCAGAAACATTTTCTAATAATGCCGGAGCGGTAGCTTTAAAGTGAGAACTTTTAAATACCATTTCAGATTGTGCTTTGTGGCATTGTACACAGCTTTCTGAACCCGCAAAATCAGTTCCGCGCGGATCAATGTATTCTTCTGATTTGTTGTTGCAGCTGACAAAGAAAATTGTCAAAAGAATGTTGGTTAGTAGAAATACAGTTTTTTTCATTGCTGTAAATATACTTTTTTTTGATTTGAATCAAAATATATTTCAATAATGAAAAAATGTTGTTAAAATATTTAGAATGCTTCTTAATTCATTCCAACTCCATAAATATATTCGTCAAGTTCAATTTTGAACAAAGAACCTTCAACCAAATCTTTAATCGATTTTAATTCGGTCATATTTACTGCCAAATCTATAGAATTGCATGGCGTTTTTAATAGAAATTTATGGCAAGAATATTTCATTTCGCAAGCTTCGCAACAAGCGTTTTCAATCATACTGTCTTCAATTAAATCGCAGAAAAGATTTAATTCTTGAACTGTAAAATAAAAGCCAGTTTCTTTAAAAACCAATTGTATTTTGTCTGAAATTGTTGTGTTATGATCTTTCCAGTAAAAAGCTATTCCAAAATTATTATGATATATCTGTTCAATTTCTCTCATCGTAAAACCTTTTAATTCAACAAATATAAATATTATTTAAATTAATTCTAAATAAAAAATTCATAAAAAATGTTATTTTTTTCCAAAGAGTAAGAGATTGAATAAAAGAATTAAATCTCATTTTATGTCTTCCTGAGCGAAGTCGAAGGATTTACGCAAAACCAAGAACACGATAATTAATTATTGACACAAAGTGTTGAGGTAAAAAGTCAAACTTTGCCCTGTTTTGCTCCAATTTGACATGTTTTTTTCTCTATAAAAACTGTTTTCTGTGGCTGACATTGCTGTAGAAATAGAAAAGTATTTACTTTTTTCATCGCTTTTTGCACTTTCAATCCATTGAATCGTAACCGCAATATCGCCCATTTCTTTATCGAGATAAATATCATACGGTTTTAAATCGACTGTAAATAATCCAAGTTTGTTGTCTTTTACTTCAAAAATAATATCTTTTTCAATTAAGATTTTAGAGGGCAAACCATTTTCAACTTTGTAAAAATTCAATCTAAATTTAACCGATTTAAATTCGTTAGAAGTTATGTTGAAATTGAAGTAGGTTACTTTGCAGTCTTTTTTTATTCGGAATTCCATTCCTCTTTCACGACTTAAATAATCATCAACGGTTTTGTCGAGAGTAGTAAAAAAATTGAAATGCATAAGTCCAAGTCCTTTCGAACTTCTTCCGAATTGTTTATCTTTTGGTTTTTTGAATGTGACAATAACTTCTTTTAAAGTATTTTCGGAAGGCGTCATTTCGATTAAATTTTTCTCTAATTTTAGTTGATTTACCATTATTTTTTTGCTTTCAAAACCAATATGGGAAAATACAATTGTATCATTTTGATTTACTTTTTCGTTCAATTTTAATTTGAAAATTCCTTTTTCGTTTGAAATTGTTCCCGCATTTTTATTGACGATTCCGATATTGACATATTCTAAAGAAGAATTAGTTTTTGAATCTTTTATTGCGCCAGAAATTATATTTTCCTGAGCATAAAATCCGAAAGATAAAAAGATGAAAACTAGAGTAGAAGTATATTTCATTCAATTATTTTTTAAATAAAGAAATGAAATAAGATTAAATCAGAAATCTATTTTAGCCAATTTTTAACATTTGAAAGAAATGCATTTTGCTGATTTACAAATTTATAAATAGAAACTAAGAAAATCTATTAAAATTTTTATTTCAATAAAACATAGATAGTTGAGTCCTTAGCTATATAATTATCTTCATTTGGATTAAATTCTTTCAAGAGAAGATGTATTTGCAAAGAATTATCATGAATTTTAATGTCATTTTTTTTGAAATACAAATCTTCTTCAAACTGAAAAGTGGCTACTTTTTTTTGAAATAGGAAATATTTTTTCTCTATAACTTCATATTTACAGCATCCGCTTAAGAACCCTGTAAACGGTTTGTTTATTTGAATTTGATCATTTTCAAATCTACAGTCTGTTGGACTAAAAAATAGAAATAAAAGAGAAGAAAGAATAGCTCCAAAAATTCCGTCGATTAACCAGCCCAAAAAAGCAAATATTGGATAGAAGAAATAAAATCCGAAATAGATTGCTTTCTTTTTAAAAGGTTTTATATAAAAAAAGAAAAGTACAGCGGCTGAAACGTAAAATAAAACTCTAAAAATTAAGAGAAGATTGGAGATTAAACTAACTCCAAAAGCGCCAATAATCAAGACATTACATACAAGCATAATTAATGTCGCTAAATGAACTCTTAAGAGTGTTTTTTTCAATTTCGGCATTTACTCCAATTTATGATGATCGTCCATATCTTTTTGAAGATCTAAATTTCTAAAAGTTGGAGATATAAAACTAAAACCTAACACAGTAAGAAGTGTAATGCTTCCTCCAAAAATTACAGAAGTTACAGTTCCCATCAATTTTGCAGTTGCACCGCTTTCAAAAGCTCCTAATTCATTAGAAGATCCAACAAAAATCGAATTTACTGCGCCAACACGCCCACGCATATGATCTGGAGTTTTAAGCTGTAAGATTGTCTGACGAATTACAACTGAGATTCCGTCTGCCAATCCGCTCAAAAATAAAGCAAAAACCGAAAGCCAAAATGAGGTCGAGAATCCGAATAAAATAATCGATAAACCAAAAACGAAAATCGCTGCTAAAAGTTTCTTTCCTGCGTTTTTATATAAAGGAATATAGGCCGAAACAATCATGGTAATAAAGGCTCCAACGGCAGGCGCGGCTCTCAAAATACCAAATCCTTCAGAACCCACTTTTAAAATGTCTTGTGCAAAAACAGGTAATAATGCTACAGCGCCTCCAAATAATACAGCAATCATGTCTAGTGACAAAGCTCCTAAAACAATTTGGTTTCTAAATACAAATGTCAAACCTTCTGTAAGACTGTCTTTTATCGATTCTCCAATTTTCGGATTAATAATTGGTTTTGCGCTGATTTGTGATAAGGCAATTAAGGAAAGAATAGAAAATCCGAAAACCAGACACATTGACCAATGAACGCCAATCCAGTTAATTGAAAATCCTGCCAACGCTGGTCCCATAACGGCTCCAATTTGCCAAACTGTACTGCTCCAAGTGGCAGCATTTGGATATGCTTTTTTAGGAATAATAAGTGATAAAAGAGAGAAAATAGTTGGACCGAGAAAGGCACGTACCAAACCTCCAAAAAATACTAAAGCGTAAATCGAATACAAAATTACATGAGAAGACCAACCGCCAACCACTTTTGGCCAAGTCAATAAAAACAGCCCAAAACTGATTACTGAAAAACCGAAAATGCATTTCACCAATAAACTTTTCTTTTCTTTTTGATCAACAATATGACCAGCAAACAATGCCATTGAAACGGCTGGAATAACTTCCATTAAACCAATAATTCCTAAAGAAAGCGGATTTTTAGTTAAACTGTAAACTTCCCATTCAATTACAATAAACTGCATCGACCAAGCGAAAACCATGGCAAAACGCAATAATAAAAACACATTGAATTCTCTGTAACGCAATGCCTGATATGGATCTGGCTTATTCGATTTAATTTCTTCCATTTGTTCTAATGTCTTTCAGCATAAGCTGTGTTGAAACAGTTCCGTTCCATTCATTTTCGGCAATGCAATACGCCAGTTGAAACGGATTTTGATTTTGTGCTATGTTTAATTTTTTCCCAAGTCCAAAGCCAATTGCAGCAATTCCGTCGGAGTTGTTTTGTTTAACGAAAAGCCTAAGGTGTTCTTCTTCAGTGCCAAGAGTTTTGGCATAGCCAGTATCTTTTAAATCTTTAGTCATAAAAACCGGTGTCATATTTTGTGGGCCAAAAGGTTCAAATTGTTTTAAAATTCGAATGAGTTTAGGTGTGATATCTGAGAAATTAATTTCGGCGTCAATTTCGATTTCTGGAGTTAACATCTCGGGAAGAATAGTGGCAGAAACTTGTTTTTCGAAAGCTTCTTTAAAAACAGAATAATTTTCTGCTTTCAAAGTCATTCCCGCCGCATACATATGTCCTCCAAATTGTTCCAAATGTTCTGAACAGGCATCTAAAGCATTGTAAACATCAAAGCCTTTTACAGATCGGGCAGAAGCGGCATATTTATCTCCGCTTTTAGTGAAAACTAAAGTCGGACGATAATAGGTTTCAATTAATCTTGAAGCCACAATTCCGATAACGCCTTTGTGCCAATCTTCCTGAAAAACTACGGTAGAAAAACGTTCTTCTTCGTTATTTTCTAAAATCTGCTGAAAAGCTTCTTTTGTTATTTTTTTGTCTAAATCTTTTCGATCTGCGTTGTATTGTTCAATTTCTGAAGCGAATTGCTGTGCTTGTTCAAAATTAAATTCAGTTAACAATTCAACAGCATGATTGCCATGTTTTATTCTTCCAGCGGCATTAATTCTTGGCGAAATAATAAAAACAACGTCGGTAATATCGAGAACTTTCTTTTTTACTTGATGAACCAAAGCTTTAATTCCTGGCCGAGGTTCGGTGTTAATGACTTTTAATCCGAAGTAAGCCAAAACACGGTTTTCTCCTGTAATCGGAACAATATCGGCTGCAATTGCTGTAGCAACCAAATCCAAATACGGAACTAAATCTTCAATAGTTTCATTTCGATTTTGACCTAAAGCTTGAATCAATTTAAAACCAACTCCGCAACCGCACAATTCGTCATAAGGGTAGGAGCAGTCTTCCCTTTTCGGATCTAAAACCGCAACCGCATCAGGAAGAAATTCTCCAGGTCTATGGTGATCACAGATTATAAAATCGATGTTTTTCGCTTTCGCGTATGCGATATGATCTATTGATTTGATTCCGCAGTCAAGAGCGATAATTAGAGAAATTCCGTTATCGTCTGCGTAGTCAATTCCTTTATATGAAATGCCATAACCTTCGTCATAACGATCTGGAATATAAGTGGCAATATTTGGATAATATGATTTTAAATAGGAAGAAACCAAAGAAACTGCAGTTGTTCCGTCTACATCATAATCGCCGAAAACCAAAATATTTTCTTGATTTTCAATCGCCTTTTCGATTCGAGCAACGGCTTTGTCCATATCTTTCATTAAATACGGATCATGAAGATGTTCTAGTGAAGGGCGAAAAAAGTTTTTTGCATCTTCAAAAGTTTCAATGCCACGCTGAATCAAAAGTGTTGCTACAAAATCTTCTACATTTAAGGCTTGTGCCAAATGTTTTATTTTATCTTCAGAAGGTTTTGGTTTTATAGTCCAACGCATGGGTTGATTTTAGATTTTAGATTATTGATTTTAGATTATTGATTTTAGATTGTGGATTTCTGAAATCGTTTAATCTGATTGGTAATTTTTTTTGCCACTCCCGATAGCTATCGGGATAAAAGATTTAAAACGATTTTTAATCTGTAGTAGAGATATTCAGTTTTTAACTTTGCCAAAGTTTTTTTAGAATGTAGATTTCAGCAATCTAAAATCTACATTCTAAAATCTAAAATATTACTTCGCTTCTAAAGCATTTCCTTCAAATTGAATTCCGTCCCAACCTAAGTTGATGAAATTTCTAATATTTTGATGATTTGTTCCGTTTGGATCGCCTAAAACTTCTTCAAAATAAAAAGCGCCAAAACATGCTAAAGTTTCTTCTTTATTTAAATTCTGAAGTTTCGCGAAAGAAAACAATTTACAAGAACCAGAATTTTCGCCAGCAGCATTGTGTTGCGTTCCGTTTTGAAAAGCAGTTGGAGTAAAGTTGTAGTTTTCTTCGATTACTGCAATTGTTTCAGGAAATGTGATTTGTGTTGGAGTTTGTTTTACTTTTTCTAAAAAGGCTTGTACGCTCATGATTTTGATTTATTTTTTTACATTTAATGATATTGAAGTCTGCAAAGTAGTAATTTTTCCTCCAGATGGGATTTTTACTAATAGGTGTATTTTATTATCGCCTATTGATTTTGGGATAAACTCGTAATTAAATTTTGTTTGATTGTTTTGACCGATTTTAATTTCTCTTTTATTTTCAACCTTGTAAATTTCGTATTGAGGTAGTTTTTTATCTAATGTGTGAAACAAGAAGGAAATATTATTTTTTTTTCCAACTGTAAAAGATTCTACATCCGGAATTCCAATTAACATCTGAGAATTTATAAAATCGCGTTCATTTTTTGATAATGAATCTTTTAATTTTTGATTTTCATTTTCAAGTTGCGAAATTTTATCCAATAACGCTTTTTCTGCATTCAAACTATGATTTGAATTATTACAGCTTAATAATGCACAACAGATAATTATAAAAATTGTTTTTTTCATTAATTAAGAGAACTTTCTTGATTGTAAATAGCTTTTATTCTTCTTCGTCCTTAGAATATTTACTTTTCTTGGCTTCCTTTTCTATTGTTTTTCCAGCAACGACAACGACGATTTCGCCGCGTGGAGCTGTTTTTTCAAAATGCGCTAGAACTTCTTTCGCTGTTCCGCGTACATTTTCTTCGTGTAATTTTGATAATTCTCTGGAAACACAAACCTGCCTGTCTTCTCCAAAATACTGGATAAACTCACCTAAAGTTTTAACAAGTTTATGCGGAGAAACATATAAAATCATCGTTCGTGTTTCTTCGGCCAAAGCCAAAAAACGAGTTTGACGTCCTTTTTTATCGGGTAAGAAACCTTCAAAAATAAATTTGTCATTTGGTAGTCCGCTGTTTACAAGAGCGGGTACAAAGGCCGTTGCGCCTGGAAGACATTCCACTTCAATTTTATTTTCGACACAAGCGCGGGTTAACAAAAATCCTGGATCTGAAATTGCTGGAGTTCCTGCATCTGAAATCAATGCGATGGTTTCACCAGCCTTCAAACGAGCAATTAAATTTTCTGTGGTTTTGTGTTCGTTGTGCATATGATGGCTGTGCATGTGCGTGCCGATTTCAAAATGCTTCAAGAGCTTTCCGCTTGTTCGGGTGTCTTCCGCCAAAATCAAATCGACTTCTTTCAAAACCCGAATGGCTCTAAAAGTCATGTCTTCAAGATTGCCAATTGGCGTTGGAACGATATATAATTTTGACATAATTAATTTTGATAATTTAAACACAGATTGCACGAATTATCACGAATGATTAAAGTGCATAAAATTTCACATAAATGAATTAGTGAAAATCTGTGAAATTCGTGTTTATGAGAATTTCTTTTCAATAATTCCAAGAAAACGTTCTGCGTAATCGTCTTTTCCTTCCCAATTATTATAATCTGGTTTGACCATATTTTCGATAAATTCTTGCGCTTCTGCATAAGAATCAAAAGTTAAAAGCTGGTTTAAAACTCGACTGTAATCTTCAGTGCTATTTCCGAAAAGGTTTTTTGTAAAAGCAATTCTGTCATTCAAATCAATATGAAAACCTCTTGCCAATTTTTCGTTTAAACTAACTGCTTTTGGCTGTGCGGGAGTTTCTAGAATAGCAGTTTCGACTTTTTTCTCGTCCTTTTTTTCTTCCTTAAAATCATTTATCGAAGGAGTTTTAGCAGGAACAGCTTCAAAACTATCGACTTTTACAAACTGGGCATCAGCATAATTTATTCCA from Flavobacterium sp. YJ01 carries:
- a CDS encoding MFS transporter; this translates as MEEIKSNKPDPYQALRYREFNVFLLLRFAMVFAWSMQFIVIEWEVYSLTKNPLSLGIIGLMEVIPAVSMALFAGHIVDQKEKKSLLVKCIFGFSVISFGLFLLTWPKVVGGWSSHVILYSIYALVFFGGLVRAFLGPTIFSLLSLIIPKKAYPNAATWSSTVWQIGAVMGPALAGFSINWIGVHWSMCLVFGFSILSLIALSQISAKPIINPKIGESIKDSLTEGLTFVFRNQIVLGALSLDMIAVLFGGAVALLPVFAQDILKVGSEGFGILRAAPAVGAFITMIVSAYIPLYKNAGKKLLAAIFVFGLSIILFGFSTSFWLSVFALFLSGLADGISVVIRQTILQLKTPDHMRGRVGAVNSIFVGSSNELGAFESGATAKLMGTVTSVIFGGSITLLTVLGFSFISPTFRNLDLQKDMDDHHKLE
- a CDS encoding UDP-2,3-diacylglucosamine diphosphatase; this translates as MKKIYFASDQHFGAPTPELSLPREKKFVAWLDEVKEDAEAIFLLGDLFDFWFEYKTVVPKGFVRILGKLAEIRDSGIPIYFFVGNHDLWMNDYFETELNIPVYHDNKEFTFNGKTFLIGHGDGKGPGDKGYKRMKKVFTNPFSKWLFRWLHPDVGVSLAQYLSVKNKLISGDEDIKFLGEEKEWLILYAKRKLETKHYNYFVFGHRHLPMIRSVGENSEYVNLGDWIGYFTYGVFDGEKFELKEFQK
- the recJ gene encoding single-stranded-DNA-specific exonuclease RecJ — protein: MRWTIKPKPSEDKIKHLAQALNVEDFVATLLIQRGIETFEDAKNFFRPSLEHLHDPYLMKDMDKAVARIEKAIENQENILVFGDYDVDGTTAVSLVSSYLKSYYPNIATYIPDRYDEGYGISYKGIDYADDNGISLIIALDCGIKSIDHIAYAKAKNIDFIICDHHRPGEFLPDAVAVLDPKREDCSYPYDELCGCGVGFKLIQALGQNRNETIEDLVPYLDLVATAIAADIVPITGENRVLAYFGLKVINTEPRPGIKALVHQVKKKVLDITDVVFIISPRINAAGRIKHGNHAVELLTEFNFEQAQQFASEIEQYNADRKDLDKKITKEAFQQILENNEEERFSTVVFQEDWHKGVIGIVASRLIETYYRPTLVFTKSGDKYAASARSVKGFDVYNALDACSEHLEQFGGHMYAAGMTLKAENYSVFKEAFEKQVSATILPEMLTPEIEIDAEINFSDITPKLIRILKQFEPFGPQNMTPVFMTKDLKDTGYAKTLGTEEEHLRLFVKQNNSDGIAAIGFGLGKKLNIAQNQNPFQLAYCIAENEWNGTVSTQLMLKDIRTNGRN
- a CDS encoding cytochrome c3 family protein, whose amino-acid sequence is MKKTVFLLTNILLTIFFVSCNNKSEEYIDPRGTDFAGSESCVQCHKAQSEMVFKSSHFKATAPALLENVSGDFDSKNHTFIYDKDTKLVMEKHGDSLYQVLYKNGKESARYKFEIVFGTKHAQTSVYWKNNNTYELPLSFYHSINNWATSPGFPADKPYFDRMVVKDCYACHSSNVSSRMVEQSSEQKNFMSMDVEDIINKKTIVYGIDCERCHGPAKKHVEFHLKNPNVKVANSITSYKTLNRQQKLDACALCHSGNDGMKLRSRFEFKPGDNLTEFFRENRNITDSAKFDVHGNQFRLMAQSKCFMKSDKMDCITCHNPHENASKNMASYSKICMSCHQGLKHNETTLKTMPEKLLADNCVECHMPKKASNAISFQLSNSKQLSNYILRTHRIGIYPNAK
- a CDS encoding HopJ type III effector protein, translating into MSVQAFLEKVKQTPTQITFPETIAVIEENYNFTPTAFQNGTQHNAAGENSGSCKLFSFAKLQNLNKEETLACFGAFYFEEVLGDPNGTNHQNIRNFINLGWDGIQFEGNALEAK
- the rsmI gene encoding 16S rRNA (cytidine(1402)-2'-O)-methyltransferase, translating into MSKLYIVPTPIGNLEDMTFRAIRVLKEVDLILAEDTRTSGKLLKHFEIGTHMHSHHMHNEHKTTENLIARLKAGETIALISDAGTPAISDPGFLLTRACVENKIEVECLPGATAFVPALVNSGLPNDKFIFEGFLPDKKGRQTRFLALAEETRTMILYVSPHKLVKTLGEFIQYFGEDRQVCVSRELSKLHEENVRGTAKEVLAHFEKTAPRGEIVVVVAGKTIEKEAKKSKYSKDEEE
- a CDS encoding carboxypeptidase-like regulatory domain-containing protein; translation: MKYTSTLVFIFLSFGFYAQENIISGAIKDSKTNSSLEYVNIGIVNKNAGTISNEKGIFKLKLNEKVNQNDTIVFSHIGFESKKIMVNQLKLEKNLIEMTPSENTLKEVIVTFKKPKDKQFGRSSKGLGLMHFNFFTTLDKTVDDYLSRERGMEFRIKKDCKVTYFNFNITSNEFKSVKFRLNFYKVENGLPSKILIEKDIIFEVKDNKLGLFTVDLKPYDIYLDKEMGDIAVTIQWIESAKSDEKSKYFSISTAMSATENSFYREKNMSNWSKTGQSLTFYLNTLCQ